From Marivirga harenae, one genomic window encodes:
- a CDS encoding ABC transporter ATP-binding protein yields the protein MAENVLEISGLNKQYGNIQAVNNLELKVEKGTVFGLLGPNGSGKSTTLGILLGVVQKDSGMFQWFGEEPTAAQRKRLGAILESPTFYPYLSGIQNLKIVCKIKEVPESRIMEVLEQVGLAQRAKSPFKTYSLGMKQRLAIASALLSDPEILILDEPTNGLDPQGIAEIRELIVNIAGQGKTIILASHLLDEVQKVCTHFAVLKQGEKIFQGTVAESLMGNEGVELLADDIESLKNTVRTFPAFVDMKINNLGRLEVQLSKETPIQDFHRFLIEKGVVLTYLTYINKSLEKQFLQLLSEKS from the coding sequence ATGGCAGAAAATGTATTAGAAATTTCAGGGCTGAATAAGCAATATGGAAATATTCAGGCAGTTAATAATCTCGAATTAAAAGTTGAAAAGGGAACTGTTTTTGGATTGCTGGGTCCCAATGGGAGTGGTAAAAGTACAACCCTCGGAATTTTACTGGGGGTTGTTCAGAAGGATTCTGGAATGTTCCAATGGTTTGGGGAGGAACCGACTGCAGCGCAAAGAAAAAGGTTAGGAGCCATTTTAGAAAGCCCTACTTTCTATCCCTATCTCTCAGGAATTCAAAACTTAAAGATAGTCTGCAAAATTAAGGAAGTACCCGAAAGCAGAATAATGGAAGTTTTGGAGCAGGTGGGACTGGCTCAAAGAGCTAAATCTCCTTTCAAAACTTATTCATTAGGAATGAAACAGCGATTAGCCATTGCTTCTGCATTGCTATCCGACCCAGAAATCTTGATTTTAGATGAGCCGACTAACGGATTAGATCCACAAGGAATTGCAGAAATCAGAGAGCTAATCGTTAATATTGCCGGGCAAGGAAAAACCATCATTTTAGCAAGCCATTTATTGGATGAGGTGCAAAAAGTTTGTACTCACTTTGCTGTTTTGAAGCAGGGCGAGAAAATCTTTCAAGGTACAGTAGCAGAAAGTTTAATGGGAAATGAAGGAGTGGAGTTGTTAGCTGATGATATCGAAAGTCTTAAAAACACAGTAAGGACTTTTCCTGCCTTTGTTGATATGAAAATCAATAATTTGGGAAGATTGGAGGTGCAATTATCAAAAGAGACCCCAATTCAGGATTTTCATCGGTTCTTAATTGAGAAAGGAGTTGTCTTGACCTATTTAACCTACATCAATAAATCCTTGGAGAAACAATTTTTACAACTTTTATCCGAAAAGTCATGA
- a CDS encoding DUF4252 domain-containing protein has translation MRLLILFLFTLSIFSACEKKIEDPLKSLQEKEIHTLNINLYPSNLKMINTKNDPNFAEATKGIQKLHVLQIKWDKESKKADYAEWKSQQDFNDWESIFSARMENADIEIKAPEGREDILFASADTKDGLFVGFLEGTFDISQVPALMKADLDLGPIGDFIQDKEKQKEHRKRVRKMQKEMKGDSTEKQSESTDE, from the coding sequence ATGAGACTATTAATTTTATTTTTATTTACCTTATCTATTTTCTCAGCCTGCGAGAAAAAAATTGAAGACCCATTGAAAAGTCTCCAAGAAAAAGAAATTCATACATTAAATATAAATCTTTATCCCAGCAATTTGAAAATGATCAATACCAAAAATGATCCTAATTTTGCTGAGGCAACGAAAGGTATACAAAAACTGCATGTATTGCAGATAAAATGGGATAAGGAATCTAAAAAAGCTGATTATGCTGAATGGAAAAGCCAGCAAGATTTCAACGATTGGGAATCTATATTTTCTGCTAGAATGGAAAATGCGGATATCGAAATTAAAGCACCAGAAGGTAGAGAAGATATCCTCTTTGCTTCTGCTGACACTAAGGACGGTCTTTTTGTTGGTTTTCTGGAAGGAACATTCGATATTTCACAAGTTCCAGCTTTAATGAAAGCTGATTTGGATTTGGGTCCGATTGGCGACTTTATTCAAGACAAAGAAAAGCAAAAGGAACATAGGAAGAGGGTAAGAAAGATGCAGAAGGAAATGAAGGGTGATTCCACTGAGAAACAGTCTGAAAGCACTGACGAATAA
- a CDS encoding DUF4252 domain-containing protein, whose translation MKKIGLIVALALVSLAAQAQNTEFMKFYNKYSSDETFTIVSVNQRMIELFSNFEVEGEEEEAMKKAVSGLKGIKLIANSKTSNGAALFSEANSAFARGYDELMTVRDGDSDIRFLIQEKGGKVSELVMLVGSDSSFVAASIFGEIDLKQMSKMAKGLNISGMENLEQLDNMEDDQK comes from the coding sequence ATGAAAAAGATAGGATTAATAGTTGCATTAGCTTTAGTAAGTTTAGCAGCACAAGCACAGAACACAGAATTCATGAAATTTTATAATAAATACTCATCAGATGAGACTTTTACTATTGTTTCAGTGAATCAACGAATGATTGAATTGTTCTCTAATTTTGAAGTAGAAGGAGAAGAAGAGGAAGCCATGAAAAAGGCGGTATCTGGATTAAAGGGAATAAAACTAATTGCTAATAGTAAAACTAGCAATGGTGCAGCACTTTTTTCAGAAGCGAATTCTGCATTTGCTAGAGGATATGATGAGTTGATGACCGTTAGAGATGGCGATTCAGATATTCGATTTTTAATTCAAGAAAAAGGCGGTAAGGTAAGTGAACTCGTGATGTTGGTAGGAAGTGACAGCAGTTTTGTAGCGGCTAGTATCTTCGGTGAAATAGACCTTAAACAAATGTCGAAAATGGCAAAAGGTCTGAATATATCGGGTATGGAAAATCTCGAACAATTGGACAATATGGAAGATGACCAAAAGTAA
- a CDS encoding RNA polymerase sigma factor translates to MSEENYFKNIYLSQKNKLFRFGYYFLKDEEEAKDATQEAMIKIWDKRADWEAVENPEAWGMQIVKNICLDRLRKRKTVQKHHDSLKLEKTFGQDPGTISLWQDQWKIMQEVMEQLSDKQKTVFILREVEGNSYQEIAETLEISEAQVKSDLFRSRKFLKASMQKINDHGIKKTRTMA, encoded by the coding sequence ATGAGCGAAGAAAACTACTTTAAAAATATCTACCTAAGTCAAAAGAATAAGCTCTTCCGCTTTGGCTACTACTTTCTAAAAGACGAAGAGGAGGCTAAAGACGCGACCCAAGAAGCTATGATTAAGATTTGGGACAAAAGAGCCGACTGGGAAGCAGTAGAAAATCCAGAGGCTTGGGGTATGCAAATAGTTAAGAATATTTGCTTGGATAGATTGAGGAAGAGAAAAACAGTCCAAAAGCATCATGATTCGCTCAAATTAGAGAAGACTTTTGGACAAGATCCTGGCACAATCTCCCTTTGGCAAGACCAATGGAAAATTATGCAGGAAGTGATGGAGCAGTTGAGTGACAAGCAAAAAACGGTATTCATTTTAAGAGAAGTGGAAGGGAATAGTTATCAGGAAATTGCTGAAACTTTGGAAATATCTGAGGCACAAGTGAAATCTGACCTCTTTCGCTCCAGAAAATTTTTGAAAGCAAGTATGCAAAAAATAAATGACCATGGCATTAAGAAAACTCGAACAATGGCTTGA
- a CDS encoding pirin family protein, with amino-acid sequence MSNISLIIEERAADIGGFMVGRLLPFKQKRSVGPFVFIDHMGPAALSDHENLDVPPHPHIGLSTLTYLFEGSILHKDSIGSEVEIKPGAVNWMTAGKGVVHSERTPEYLRNSDKKLHGLQIWVALPKHLEDSAPTFAHIEANKIPQWNENGLEIKLIAGQAFEKESPVPVHSNLFFIEIKSKKAQKVNIGNDLFGESALYILEGHIKSEGNQFDPKQILIAKESSLCEFEMGENSTVYIFGGDPFPEERYINWNFVSSDKEVLRQARQDWIDKKFPKVPGDDGYVPYPNIRIK; translated from the coding sequence ATGTCTAATATCTCCTTAATAATAGAAGAACGTGCTGCCGATATAGGCGGTTTTATGGTTGGTCGTTTACTTCCGTTCAAACAGAAAAGAAGTGTTGGGCCATTTGTTTTTATCGATCACATGGGCCCAGCTGCATTGAGTGATCATGAAAACTTAGATGTTCCTCCACATCCTCATATTGGACTTTCTACCCTGACCTATTTATTTGAAGGTTCTATTTTGCATAAAGATAGTATCGGTAGCGAGGTAGAAATTAAACCAGGGGCTGTTAATTGGATGACTGCTGGAAAAGGTGTTGTGCATTCGGAGCGAACACCAGAATATTTAAGAAATTCTGATAAGAAGCTTCATGGCTTACAAATTTGGGTAGCATTACCTAAGCATTTAGAAGATTCCGCTCCCACCTTTGCACATATTGAAGCAAATAAGATTCCGCAGTGGAATGAAAACGGCTTAGAAATAAAACTGATAGCAGGACAAGCATTTGAAAAAGAGTCTCCTGTGCCAGTGCATAGCAACTTGTTTTTCATTGAGATTAAAAGTAAAAAGGCTCAAAAAGTGAATATAGGTAATGATCTTTTTGGTGAAAGTGCCCTATATATTCTAGAAGGACATATAAAAAGCGAGGGAAATCAATTTGATCCAAAGCAAATACTAATAGCTAAAGAAAGCTCTTTGTGCGAATTTGAAATGGGAGAAAACAGCACAGTCTATATTTTTGGTGGAGATCCTTTTCCTGAAGAGCGCTATATTAATTGGAATTTTGTTTCATCTGATAAGGAAGTTTTACGGCAAGCCAGGCAAGACTGGATAGACAAAAAATTCCCAAAAGTGCCAGGTGATGATGGTTATGTGCCTTATCCAAATATCAGAATAAAATAA
- a CDS encoding MarR family winged helix-turn-helix transcriptional regulator, which translates to MEIEKVINHQFQNESQKLIAELLYSANWLENLIAKALSPLDISFQQLNVLRIIHGQEANKANVQVIKDRMIDDRSNVSRLLNKLCEKGFTLKDRCTRDQRVVYIALTEKGIEVMKQGKAKMEQIQFSLNNKKLQNLNNQLEELRS; encoded by the coding sequence ATGGAAATAGAAAAAGTCATCAATCATCAGTTTCAAAATGAAAGTCAAAAACTTATCGCGGAATTACTGTATTCAGCGAATTGGCTTGAAAATCTGATCGCTAAAGCATTAAGCCCTTTGGATATTTCTTTCCAGCAGCTAAACGTATTGCGCATCATTCATGGGCAAGAAGCAAATAAAGCCAATGTACAAGTCATCAAGGATAGAATGATTGATGACCGCTCCAATGTTTCCCGATTGCTGAATAAGCTATGCGAAAAGGGATTTACTCTCAAAGATAGATGTACACGCGATCAAAGAGTAGTGTATATAGCGCTAACTGAAAAAGGTATAGAGGTGATGAAGCAGGGAAAAGCGAAGATGGAGCAAATTCAATTTTCATTAAACAACAAAAAACTACAAAATCTAAACAATCAATTAGAAGAACTTAGATCATAA
- a CDS encoding alkene reductase, protein MNTNQALLKPIQLGDLTLKNRVIMAPMTRSRADNPEKIASAALQGTYYQQRSSAGLIITEGSQISEKAVGYINTPGIHTKAQTEAWEEVTKMVHDEGGKIFIQLWHVGRISHPDFHNGELPHAPSALNPEAKSFTPEGFKDTVVPKEMSLEDIQQTIQDFKNAAANAWEAGFDGVEIHSSNGYLLHQFFSSTSNIREDEYGGSIENRARILFEIIDEIKQVMPENRIGLRLNPSLHGIFGMTLNEDTIPTFDYIIEKLNDYDLAYLHLSEPFNDVSDVEDAETQIAKRYRPIYKGNLMINANFDQEKGNKVIEDGDADMVAYGKPYISNPDLVERFENGAELAEFDTDTFYTPGHKGYTDYPKLQEVEN, encoded by the coding sequence ATGAATACAAATCAAGCACTATTAAAACCTATTCAATTAGGAGATTTAACACTAAAAAATAGAGTCATTATGGCTCCAATGACCAGAAGTAGAGCAGATAATCCTGAAAAAATAGCTAGTGCAGCTTTACAGGGAACCTATTATCAGCAAAGATCTTCTGCTGGTTTAATCATCACCGAAGGTTCTCAAATTTCAGAAAAAGCTGTAGGCTATATTAATACTCCCGGCATTCACACTAAAGCACAAACGGAAGCTTGGGAAGAGGTGACCAAAATGGTGCACGATGAGGGTGGTAAAATTTTTATCCAGCTTTGGCATGTAGGCAGAATATCACATCCTGATTTTCATAATGGAGAACTACCACATGCTCCTTCAGCGCTTAATCCTGAAGCAAAATCTTTTACTCCTGAGGGATTCAAAGACACGGTGGTACCAAAGGAAATGAGCCTTGAGGACATCCAGCAGACCATCCAGGATTTCAAGAATGCAGCAGCAAATGCATGGGAAGCAGGTTTCGATGGTGTTGAAATCCATTCATCAAATGGTTATTTATTACATCAATTCTTCAGTTCCACTTCAAATATTCGCGAAGATGAATATGGTGGCTCCATTGAAAACAGAGCCAGAATACTTTTTGAAATTATAGATGAGATTAAACAAGTGATGCCTGAAAACAGAATTGGGTTAAGATTAAATCCTTCACTGCATGGTATTTTCGGAATGACTTTAAATGAAGACACCATTCCAACTTTCGACTATATTATTGAAAAGTTAAATGATTATGATTTAGCTTATTTACACTTATCAGAACCTTTTAATGATGTATCAGATGTAGAAGACGCAGAGACACAAATTGCCAAAAGATACAGACCAATTTACAAAGGCAATTTAATGATTAATGCTAATTTCGATCAAGAAAAAGGTAATAAGGTTATTGAAGATGGAGATGCTGATATGGTAGCTTATGGAAAGCCTTACATCTCAAACCCTGATTTAGTAGAGCGTTTTGAGAACGGGGCTGAGCTAGCAGAATTTGATACTGATACTTTCTATACGCCTGGTCATAAAGGCTATACCGATTACCCGAAACTTCAAGAGGTAGAAAATTAA
- a CDS encoding DUF2971 domain-containing protein yields MSIITYPALIEPDDNLTIWRYMDLEKFESLLNQKSLFFCRSDKFSDPYEGSVPKREVEFRQKMEHIIASEFGKKITTEEAKNKSDEIGIFHQKLKRSFIVNCWHQNDGESDAMWRLYLKSNEGVAIQSTVRGLKAAFESSDEEVAISKVRYLDYEKDVWYDKKDYPVKSYNLSSPIIHKRKAFEHERELRLFAEIQDAVHDDYYWEDNENGKFISCDLNKLIHKIILPPTSGGDVKRKVEEILGSNGKTSIIEKSSLLKPPVY; encoded by the coding sequence ATGTCAATTATAACTTATCCAGCATTAATAGAGCCTGATGATAACCTTACCATATGGCGTTATATGGATTTGGAAAAATTTGAAAGTCTTCTGAATCAAAAATCTTTGTTTTTTTGTAGATCAGATAAATTTTCTGATCCATACGAAGGAAGTGTTCCGAAGAGAGAAGTAGAGTTTAGACAGAAAATGGAACATATAATTGCATCAGAATTTGGTAAGAAAATAACTACTGAAGAAGCTAAAAATAAAAGTGACGAAATCGGAATATTTCACCAGAAACTAAAAAGATCATTTATAGTTAATTGCTGGCATCAAAATGATGGTGAATCTGATGCTATGTGGAGATTATATCTTAAATCCAATGAAGGAGTCGCAATACAATCTACAGTGCGGGGTTTAAAAGCTGCTTTTGAATCTTCCGATGAAGAAGTGGCAATTAGTAAAGTTCGATACTTAGATTATGAAAAAGATGTTTGGTATGACAAAAAAGACTATCCAGTAAAGAGCTATAACTTGTCAAGCCCAATAATTCATAAAAGGAAGGCTTTTGAGCATGAGCGTGAATTACGTTTATTTGCAGAAATTCAAGATGCAGTTCATGATGACTATTATTGGGAAGATAACGAGAATGGTAAGTTCATCAGTTGCGATCTAAATAAATTAATACATAAAATAATTCTTCCTCCAACCAGTGGTGGAGATGTAAAAAGAAAGGTAGAAGAAATACTCGGTAGTAACGGGAAAACTTCGATAATTGAGAAATCTAGCCTACTAAAACCTCCAGTATATTAG
- a CDS encoding HNH endonuclease, with the protein MQQLDKVISKYLKACKAGEWIKKESYKFEYANYVYENVYWSDSNLQILEVLINSQKITYTYGSRGVQFVQKSGREKLSEFITISDIELFRRLHEGNSFDSIDWSGRSMSFTGLSAWIASLFPNRFYASPMSGFTYTISYLFNKDLDQLHKKGIKYFLQCQEYFKETERILRDFPIESLWLAEWNKFYRDNPELNVKAKDSFGKIDWAWLIEDFHLFIHREILELYKSSDTNKDVQDEGNLSTVEGKSKLSTHMQYERNPSFILNIKKSAIAKDPLLRCEVCGFSFKEVYGQCGEGFIEAHHLNPLAEKEGEKVTKKSDIALVCSNCHKMLHKGDPVYSIEELKSILK; encoded by the coding sequence ATGCAGCAACTGGACAAAGTGATAAGTAAATATTTGAAGGCTTGCAAAGCTGGAGAATGGATTAAAAAAGAATCCTATAAGTTCGAATACGCCAACTACGTATATGAAAATGTCTACTGGTCTGATTCAAACCTACAAATTCTTGAAGTATTAATAAATTCTCAGAAAATAACCTACACATATGGAAGCCGTGGAGTACAGTTCGTACAAAAGAGTGGTAGGGAAAAACTAAGCGAATTTATTACAATATCTGATATTGAACTTTTCAGACGATTACATGAAGGAAATAGCTTTGACAGTATCGATTGGAGTGGGAGATCAATGAGTTTTACAGGACTTTCTGCTTGGATCGCATCTCTGTTCCCTAATAGATTCTATGCTTCACCTATGTCAGGTTTTACATACACCATCTCATACTTATTTAATAAAGACTTAGATCAGTTGCATAAAAAAGGAATAAAATACTTCCTTCAATGTCAAGAATATTTCAAGGAAACGGAGAGGATTCTGAGAGACTTTCCTATAGAAAGCCTATGGTTGGCAGAGTGGAATAAGTTTTACAGAGACAATCCTGAACTAAATGTAAAAGCCAAGGATAGTTTCGGCAAGATTGACTGGGCATGGTTGATAGAAGATTTCCACTTATTTATCCATCGGGAAATCTTAGAACTTTATAAATCAAGTGATACTAATAAGGATGTCCAAGATGAAGGTAATCTATCCACGGTAGAAGGAAAGTCAAAGCTTTCTACACATATGCAATATGAAAGAAATCCTTCTTTTATATTGAATATTAAAAAGTCGGCTATCGCTAAAGACCCACTACTGAGGTGCGAAGTATGTGGGTTTTCTTTCAAGGAAGTATACGGACAATGCGGAGAAGGTTTTATCGAAGCACATCACCTAAATCCCCTCGCTGAAAAAGAGGGAGAAAAAGTCACTAAGAAATCGGACATAGCCTTGGTATGTAGTAATTGCCATAAAATGCTTCATAAAGGTGATCCAGTGTATAGTATTGAAGAGTTGAAGTCTATCTTAAAATAA
- a CDS encoding type I restriction endonuclease subunit R — translation MGQSSYTEKDFEDEVIELLKEQGYQQYLANEFDKETALIPSQLYSFLKDTQEVAYQKLEKVHGDNTESRIAYRLQHEIKSRGLLDVIRNGITTHGVKLKLAYFKPVSKLNEEAYKKYEQNILSVTRQVKYDRKNENSIDLLISLNGFSIATIELKNAFTGQTTANAEKQYIFDRNFKEPLFHFNKGSLVHFAVDADTCSMTTKVAGKKTFYLPFNKGYDNGAGNPPNEDGRRTDYLWNEVFAKSSVLELIGKFIHLEKDEDGNWDKLIFPRYHQMDAVRKLVADAKVSGTGKNYLIQHSAGSGKSNSIAWLSYRLSSLHNDQDQRIFDSVIVITDRTVLDNQLQDTIYQFEHTQGVVQRIDKDSSQLAKALQEGKNIIITTLQKFPFVIGKISGLPARNYAVIVDESHSSQGGEATKKMKEVLSSGSLEEAADEDDVEIEDGEDQIRKSMMARGKQDNLSFFGFTATPKYKTLEVFGTKEKEGKPKPFHLYSMKQAIQEGFIHDVLKNYTTYKTFFKLTKAIQDDPEVNKKKAAIAIARFVKLHPHNIAQKTEVMVEHFRRVVAHKIGGKAKAMLVTSSRLHAVRYKLEFDRYIKEKKYTDIKTLVAFSGTVNDGGAEYTEPQMTGFSMSELKDKFHSNEYQVLIVANKYQTGFDEPLLHTMYVDKPLSGVLAVQTLSRLNRTTKGKEGTFVLDFVNEEESIKESFQPFYELTTVEESTDPDHLYDLKNQLESSQILWQSEIDNFASTYFKAGAELSKKDHAKLNSYIDPAVQRFIHMPSEDEQENFKHAATTFTRLYSFLTQIMPFQDAELEKLFAYLRFLLKKLPRKETDKFQLGDEVALEYYRIQKMRESAILLEDQAEYGLDGIKEAGIRQTKEDKAQLSEIINVLNDRFGTEFKDGDKLFFDQIEEELSANSSLQQQAKSNTKENFKYGFEEMFLNSIINRMDQNQDIFQKIMDDQDFSKVVKGWMLEKVYERLRKD, via the coding sequence ATGGGTCAATCATCATATACTGAAAAAGATTTCGAGGATGAAGTAATAGAGCTGTTGAAAGAACAAGGATACCAGCAGTATCTAGCCAATGAGTTTGATAAAGAGACAGCACTTATTCCAAGCCAGCTTTACTCTTTCTTAAAAGACACTCAGGAAGTTGCTTACCAGAAACTGGAGAAGGTACATGGTGATAATACTGAGAGCAGGATTGCTTACCGTTTACAACATGAAATTAAAAGCAGAGGGCTACTGGATGTAATTCGAAATGGAATTACCACCCATGGTGTGAAGTTAAAACTGGCTTATTTTAAACCTGTCAGCAAGCTAAATGAAGAGGCATATAAAAAATATGAGCAGAATATACTTTCTGTCACGCGTCAGGTAAAGTATGACAGAAAAAATGAGAATAGTATCGACTTATTGATTAGTCTCAACGGTTTTAGTATTGCCACCATTGAGTTAAAGAATGCCTTTACTGGGCAGACTACTGCAAATGCAGAGAAGCAGTATATTTTTGACCGTAACTTTAAAGAGCCGCTTTTCCACTTTAACAAAGGTTCGTTGGTACATTTTGCTGTGGATGCAGACACTTGTTCCATGACCACTAAAGTGGCTGGTAAAAAAACATTCTATTTACCCTTTAATAAGGGCTATGATAATGGTGCTGGTAATCCACCGAATGAAGATGGACGAAGAACGGACTATCTCTGGAACGAAGTTTTTGCTAAGTCGAGTGTACTGGAGCTAATTGGCAAATTCATTCATTTAGAAAAAGATGAAGATGGAAACTGGGATAAGTTGATTTTCCCAAGGTATCATCAAATGGACGCTGTCCGTAAATTAGTAGCTGATGCAAAAGTATCAGGAACAGGTAAAAATTATCTGATTCAGCACTCTGCAGGTAGTGGGAAAAGTAATAGTATTGCATGGCTGTCCTATCGATTATCAAGTCTCCACAATGACCAAGATCAGCGTATATTCGACAGCGTTATCGTAATCACCGATCGAACGGTTTTAGATAATCAATTGCAGGATACCATCTATCAGTTTGAACATACGCAAGGAGTAGTACAACGCATTGATAAGGATTCCAGCCAGTTAGCAAAAGCACTACAAGAAGGTAAGAATATCATTATTACCACTTTGCAAAAGTTCCCCTTTGTTATTGGTAAAATATCAGGACTACCTGCAAGGAATTATGCGGTAATTGTAGATGAGTCACATTCGAGTCAGGGAGGTGAGGCTACTAAAAAGATGAAGGAAGTGCTCTCATCTGGCAGCCTTGAAGAAGCTGCCGATGAGGATGATGTTGAAATAGAAGACGGTGAAGATCAGATCAGAAAATCCATGATGGCACGTGGTAAGCAAGATAACCTCAGTTTCTTTGGATTTACTGCTACTCCAAAATATAAGACACTTGAAGTCTTCGGGACAAAAGAAAAAGAAGGCAAGCCAAAGCCATTCCATCTCTACTCAATGAAGCAGGCAATCCAAGAAGGTTTTATCCACGATGTATTAAAGAACTATACCACTTATAAAACTTTTTTTAAGCTTACTAAAGCTATTCAGGATGATCCTGAAGTAAACAAGAAGAAAGCAGCCATAGCTATTGCACGCTTTGTGAAGCTGCACCCGCACAACATCGCCCAAAAAACAGAGGTGATGGTCGAGCACTTTAGACGAGTGGTGGCTCACAAGATAGGTGGTAAAGCAAAAGCCATGTTAGTTACTTCGTCAAGACTTCATGCTGTACGCTATAAGCTGGAGTTTGACAGGTATATCAAAGAAAAGAAGTACACTGACATTAAAACCTTAGTGGCATTTTCGGGAACTGTTAATGATGGTGGTGCAGAGTACACAGAACCACAAATGACAGGATTCTCAATGAGTGAACTTAAGGATAAGTTTCATTCAAATGAGTACCAAGTGCTAATAGTGGCTAACAAATATCAAACGGGTTTTGACGAGCCACTGCTACATACTATGTATGTTGATAAGCCACTGTCTGGAGTATTAGCAGTACAAACACTGTCAAGACTGAATAGAACCACCAAAGGTAAAGAAGGGACTTTTGTTTTGGACTTCGTAAATGAAGAGGAAAGCATCAAAGAGTCTTTTCAGCCATTCTATGAGCTTACTACTGTAGAAGAATCTACTGACCCTGACCACTTATATGACCTCAAGAATCAACTGGAAAGTTCTCAAATTCTCTGGCAATCGGAGATCGATAATTTTGCCAGCACCTATTTTAAAGCTGGTGCGGAATTATCAAAGAAAGACCATGCAAAATTAAATAGCTACATTGATCCTGCAGTACAACGATTTATACATATGCCATCGGAGGACGAGCAAGAAAATTTTAAACATGCAGCCACCACCTTTACTAGGCTGTATTCATTCTTAACTCAAATTATGCCTTTTCAGGATGCTGAGCTGGAGAAGCTATTTGCCTATTTAAGATTTTTACTAAAGAAATTGCCACGAAAAGAAACTGACAAATTTCAGCTTGGAGACGAGGTAGCGTTAGAGTACTACCGAATCCAGAAGATGAGGGAATCAGCCATCCTGCTTGAGGATCAAGCAGAGTATGGTCTTGATGGAATCAAGGAGGCTGGCATTCGCCAGACTAAGGAAGATAAGGCACAGCTTTCGGAAATAATCAATGTCCTGAACGACAGATTTGGCACAGAATTCAAGGACGGTGACAAGCTATTTTTTGACCAAATAGAGGAAGAACTTTCTGCTAATTCTTCCCTACAGCAACAGGCAAAGTCTAACACTAAAGAGAATTTTAAATACGGATTTGAAGAGATGTTTTTAAATTCGATCATCAACCGAATGGATCAAAATCAAGATATTTTTCAGAAGATCATGGATGATCAGGATTTCTCAAAAGTGGTGAAGGGTTGGATGCTGGAGAAGGTATATGAGAGGTTAAGAAAAGACTAA